A stretch of the Uranotaenia lowii strain MFRU-FL chromosome 3, ASM2978415v1, whole genome shotgun sequence genome encodes the following:
- the LOC129755628 gene encoding uncharacterized protein LOC129755628: MNRFGAICFAVLLGFVAFLCQITEATLQPKAPNFQYFERPKYRYPYYDENGRGKLLYGYGGPELYQYKSYSPLDGIH, encoded by the exons ATGAATCGATTCGGAGCAATTTGCTTTGCA GTGCTGCTAGGTTTCGTAGCCTTCCTCTGCCAAATAACAGAAGCGACGTTGCAACCGAAGGCTCCAAATTTCCAGTATTTCGAAAG ACCCAAATACCGATACCCATACTACGACGAAAATGGACGAGGAAAGTTGCTGTACGGTTATGGGGGACCTGAATTGTACCAGTACAAGAGCTACTCGCCGTTGGATGGAATTCACTAA
- the LOC129755627 gene encoding U6 snRNA-associated Sm-like protein LSm6 encodes MSRKEALSQFINQIHGRPVVVKLNSGVDYRGVLACLDGYMNIALDQTEEYANGQLKNKYGDAFIRGNNVLYISTQKRRV; translated from the coding sequence ATGTCCCGCAAAGAGGCTCTCTCGCAGTTCATCAACCAGATCCACGGACGTCCGGTGGTGGTGAAGCTGAATAGTGGCGTCGATTATCGTGGCGTTCTAGCCTGTCTTGACGGTTACATGAACATTGCCCTGGATCAGACCGAAGAATACGCCAATGGACAGCTGAAGAACAAATACGGCGATGCTTTCATCCGAGGTAACAACGTACTTTACATTTCCACCCAGAAGAGAAGAGTTTAA
- the LOC129754861 gene encoding charged multivesicular body protein 4b has protein sequence MSFFGKMFSGKKGDPAPTPSEAIQKLRDIENMLTKKQEFLEKKIEVELDTARKNGTKNKRAALQALKRKKRYEKQLTQIDGTLSTIEMQREALENANTNTAVLTTMKKASDALKAAHKDMNIDDVHEMMDDIAEQNDIANEISNAVSSAVGFGQDIDEDELEKELEELEQEELDKELLGVQPETDQLPEVPNTDLPTKAKDKEKKKAAVVEDDDDPDMKELMSWAN, from the exons ATGAGTTTCTTTGGGAAAATGTTTTCCGGCAAAAAGGGCGACCCGGCGCCAACTCCCAGCGAAGCGATCCAGAAGCTGCGGGACATCGAGAATATGCTCACCAAGAAGCAGGAATTCCTGGAGAAGAAGATCGAAGTCGAACTGGACACAGCCCGGAAGAATGGAACCAAAAACAAGAGAG CTGCCCTACAGGCCCTGAAACGAAAGAAGCGATACGAGAAGCAGCTCACGCAGATCGATGGCACCCTATCCACGATCGAGATGCAACGGGAAGCTCTGGAGAATGCCAATACGAACACAGCCGTTCTGACCACCATGAAGAAGGCTTCCGACGCCCTGAAGGCAGCCCACAAAGATAT GAACATCGACGACGTTCATGAAATGATGGACGACATTGCGGAGCAGAACGATATTGCCAATGAAATCTCCAACGCCGTTTCGTCAGCCGTCGGATTCGGTCAGGACATCGACGAGGACGAACTCGAGAAAGAACTGGAGGAACTGGAACAGGAAGAGCTGGACAAAGAACTGCTCGGGGTACAGCCGGAAACGGACCAGCTACCGGAAGTACCGAACACCGATCTACCGACCAAGGCGAAAGACAAGGAGAAGAAAAAGG caGCAGTCGTGGAAGACGACGACGATCCCGATATGAAGGAGCTCATGTCCTGGGCTAACTAA